The uncultured Trichococcus sp. DNA segment TGTCGCCTGTGTTGGTGATGTTGTGCCATTTGTCGGCAGGCACAAAGACAGCGTCATCGTCGGAAACTTTTTGTTCGAAATACAGATCATCCTCTGAGTCGCCCATCACGCAAAGGCCATCCCCTTCTTCAATGCGGATGAATTGGTCGATGCCATGGTGAACTTCCAATCCGATATCATCGTTCGGTTGGATCGTCATCACGGTCACCTGTAATTTTTCACCGGTCCAGATCGTTGTGCGGTAATTATCGTTCTGCAGGGTTGCGTCCTCGATGTTCACTACGTAAGGTTTCTTGCCATGATCTTTGAAATCGATACTCATTTGAATTCCTCCTAATTTAAATTAATT contains these protein-coding regions:
- a CDS encoding cupin domain-containing protein; the encoded protein is MSIDFKDHGKKPYVVNIEDATLQNDNYRTTIWTGEKLQVTVMTIQPNDDIGLEVHHGIDQFIRIEEGDGLCVMGDSEDDLYFEQKVSDDDAVFVPADKWHNITNTGDKPLKLYTIYAGPDHLPGTVHPTHEDAKNDPNEH